GTGTCGACCGGGATCTCGACGGCCTCGCCGGCGCGGACGTCCACCTGTGCGGCCAGCGCGTCGACGCGGGTGCGCACCGGTGAGGTGATGTCGGCGCAGGTGCCGATGTAGGTCATGATCTCGCCGCCCGGGACATCGGCCCGCTCGGCGACGTGGTGCTGCGAGCCGGGCGCCGAGTATCGCGTCGCGTCCGGCAGCGCGTACCAGAGCTGGATCCCGTGCAGGGTGGTCGTGTCGGAGGAGGAGAACTCCGAGTGCGACACCCCGGTGCCGGCGATCATCAGGTTGACCTCGGCGGGGCGCACGACGTTGGCGAAGTCCGTGGAGTCGACGTGCTCGATCCGCCCCTCGAACAGCAGCGTCACCGTCGCCAGGCCGGTGTGCGGGTGGCGCGGCACGGACATGCCGCCGCTGGTGGCGACGTCATCGGGACCGAAGTGGTCGACGAAGCACCACGGCCCGATGAGGCTGCGCTTGCGTTGGGGCAGGGTGCGGCGCACCCTCATCGCCCGCGGGCCGCCGAGGGGGACCTCGCGGGCGGTGATGATGTCGATGGCCTCGGCGCAGGTGACGTGCTCCGCCTGATACTCGCTCGGGTCGATCTCGGTGTTGCTCATCGGCTCCTCACCTCCGGGGTTTGACGGGGTGCTCGGACAGGATGGACACGCGGTTGAAGGCGTTCATCGTCACGGCCGCCCACTCCACGGCCGTGAAGGCCTCGTTCCCGAGGACGTCGTGAGCGGACCGTAGCGCGGCCCGGCGCGCGTCGACGTCGGGGAGAGTCGTGGTGACCTCGGCGACCTCGAGCACCGCGCACTCGACGACGTCGAAGAGCGTGGACTCCCGCCACGAGGGCAGCTGCGCGAGGCGTTGGCTCGTGGCGCCGGCCTCCTCGGCCATCCGCGTGTGCATGTCCAGGCAGAACGAGCAGCGGTTGATCTGCGAGATCC
The DNA window shown above is from Janibacter sp. A1S7 and carries:
- a CDS encoding pirin family protein, which encodes MSNTEIDPSEYQAEHVTCAEAIDIITAREVPLGGPRAMRVRRTLPQRKRSLIGPWCFVDHFGPDDVATSGGMSVPRHPHTGLATVTLLFEGRIEHVDSTDFANVVRPAEVNLMIAGTGVSHSEFSSSDTTTLHGIQLWYALPDATRYSAPGSQHHVAERADVPGGEIMTYIGTCADITSPVRTRVDALAAQVDVRAGEAVEIPVDTDFEHGVLVDSGDLTLVVDGHRQPVAPTELAHLPEGGPGTIRLEAGDEPVRAILIGGRPFGEKLVMWWNFVGRSHDEIVAHRQAWQTEIGAEEFPIALSAADSGRYADGTEYPQFGTFPTDQPDPLPAPPLPNARITPREQ
- a CDS encoding carboxymuconolactone decarboxylase family protein produces the protein MSNSDRLPFLDRSDPAVWKAMNAMAQQVSTVAEAAGFERQTLELMNVRISQINRCSFCLDMHTRMAEEAGATSQRLAQLPSWRESTLFDVVECAVLEVAEVTTTLPDVDARRAALRSAHDVLGNEAFTAVEWAAVTMNAFNRVSILSEHPVKPRR